One genomic window of Macaca mulatta isolate MMU2019108-1 chromosome 8, T2T-MMU8v2.0, whole genome shotgun sequence includes the following:
- the LOC144330688 gene encoding uncharacterized protein LOC144330688 isoform X1 has product MKDLLKALLARANPRLMNERDPATHRRAPHSHTGTGSVTSHPHSHTGTGSVTSHPQSHTGTGSVTSHPHSHTGTGSVTRHPQSHTGTGSVTSHPHSHTGTGSVTSHPHSHTGTGSVTRHPQSHTGTGSVTRHPHSHTGTGSVTSHPHSHTGTGSVTSHPQSHTGTGSVTSHPQSHTGTGSVTRHPQSHTGTGSVTRHPHSHTGTGSVTSHPHSHTGTGLVTRHPQSHTGTGSVTSHPQSHMGTGSVMTAGSFMQQKSH; this is encoded by the exons ATGAAGGATCTTCTCAAGGCTCTCCTGGCGCGAGCCAATCCCAGGCTCATGAACGAGAGAGATCCTGCCACCCACAGACGGGCACCTCACAGCCACACGGGGACAGGCTCGGTGACCAGCCACCCTCACAGCCACACGGGGACAGGCTCGGTGACCAGCCACCCTCAGAGCCACACGGGGACAGGCTCGGTGACCAGCCACCCTCACAGCCACACGGGGACAGGTTCGGTGACCAGGCACCCTCAGAGTCACACGGGGACAGGCTCGGTGACCAGCCACCCTCACAGCCACACGGGGACAGGCTCGGTGACCAGCCACCCTCACAGCCACACGGGGACAG GCTCGGTGACCAGACACCCTCAGAGTCACACGGGGACAGGCTCGGTGACCAGGCACCCTCACAGCCACACGGGGACAGGCTCGGTGACCAGCCACCCTCACAGCCACACGGGGACAGGCTCGGTGACCAGCCACCCTCAGAGTCACACGGGGACAGGCTCGGTGACCAGCCACCCTCAGAGCCACACGGGGACAGGCTCGGTGACCAGACACCCTCAGAGTCACACGGGGACAGGCTCGGTGACCAGGCACCCTCACAGCCACACGGGGACAGGCTCGGTGACCAGCCACCCTCACAGCCACACGGGGACAGGCTTGGTGACCAGGCACCCTCAGAGTCACACGGGGACAGGCTCGGTGACCAGCCACCCTCAGAGCCACATGGGGACAGGCTCGGTGATGACGGCGGGCTCGTTTATGCAACAGAAATCTCACTGA
- the LOC144330688 gene encoding uncharacterized protein LOC144330688 isoform X2 — protein sequence MKDLLKALLARANPRLMNERDPATHRRAPHSHTGTGSVTSHPHSHTGTGSVTSHPQSHTGTGSVTSHPHSHTGTGSVTRHPQSHTGTGSVTSHPHSHTGTGSVTSHPHSHTGTGSVTRHPHSHTGTGSVTSHPHSHTGTGSVTSHPQSHTGTGSVTSHPQSHTGTGSVTRHPQSHTGTGSVTRHPHSHTGTGSVTSHPHSHTGTGLVTRHPQSHTGTGSVTSHPQSHMGTGSVMTAGSFMQQKSH from the exons ATGAAGGATCTTCTCAAGGCTCTCCTGGCGCGAGCCAATCCCAGGCTCATGAACGAGAGAGATCCTGCCACCCACAGACGGGCACCTCACAGCCACACGGGGACAGGCTCGGTGACCAGCCACCCTCACAGCCACACGGGGACAGGCTCGGTGACCAGCCACCCTCAGAGCCACACGGGGACAGGCTCGGTGACCAGCCACCCTCACAGCCACACGGGGACAGGTTCGGTGACCAGGCACCCTCAGAGTCACACGGGGACAGGCTCGGTGACCAGCCACCCTCACAGCCACACGGGGACAGGCTCGGTGACCAGCCACCCTCACAGCCACACGGGGACAG GCTCGGTGACCAGGCACCCTCACAGCCACACGGGGACAGGCTCGGTGACCAGCCACCCTCACAGCCACACGGGGACAGGCTCGGTGACCAGCCACCCTCAGAGTCACACGGGGACAGGCTCGGTGACCAGCCACCCTCAGAGCCACACGGGGACAGGCTCGGTGACCAGACACCCTCAGAGTCACACGGGGACAGGCTCGGTGACCAGGCACCCTCACAGCCACACGGGGACAGGCTCGGTGACCAGCCACCCTCACAGCCACACGGGGACAGGCTTGGTGACCAGGCACCCTCAGAGTCACACGGGGACAGGCTCGGTGACCAGCCACCCTCAGAGCCACATGGGGACAGGCTCGGTGATGACGGCGGGCTCGTTTATGCAACAGAAATCTCACTGA